One stretch of Candidatus Bathyarchaeia archaeon DNA includes these proteins:
- the cdhA gene encoding CO dehydrogenase/acetyl-CoA synthase complex subunit alpha, producing MKIGELKTNNGLIKNLDLSIGKIVDDSWAEPMGPTPFPSIASLRDWDLKLLNRYKPFYMPACDLCCLCTYGKCDLTAGKRGACGLDMAAQSSRIVLLSCCIGAATHTAHARHVVHHLIETYGRRYPLDVGGLNIKVEAPITRLVCGIKPETIGDLEEALDYAEEQVTQCLASVHTGQEGNNLDFESKAFHVGMIDHLGMEIADIAQISVYDFPKANPEAPLIQMGIGTVDQTKPVIMCIGHNVVPSVGIIDYMQDTGVAENIEVVGLCCTAIDNTRYYDRGKIVGPISWQLRFIRSGFADVVVLDEQCVRTDAYLEAQAVKAPVIAASEKNCLGFKNRTNDPADEIVADLVNAKVPGVLILDPEKVGEVAVKTAQKVAPLRKKFKILPSNEEIVQLSSTCRQCSLCQRSCPQNLKIPEALKAASEGDLSLLTEIYEACIGCGRCEEVCPVKLPIHSFIVKSAEREMFEEKNYCRSGRGAVQDVEIRSVGGPLVLGEIPGILAVVGCANYPRGGKDVYDICREFASRRFIVVTTGCSAMSAGSYKNEDGLTLYEEFPGDFAAGGVVNIGSCVANSHISGAAIKVANIFAKRPLRGNYEEIADYIYNRVGAVGLAWGAFSQKASSIAAGFWRLGVPVLVGPHGNKYRRMLLGRSDKPEDWYTIDARTGEQVYTGPAPEHLFQSVETKEEAMVAIAKLTLRPNDTWKGRSGKLSHYIDLHKRHYGSMPQDLHLYIRTLADVPITMKDEILKVLKEKDWKENQIPDPTILPRMVRTMKQ from the coding sequence ATATGCCTGCTTGTGACCTCTGTTGCCTTTGCACTTATGGAAAATGTGACCTAACCGCAGGCAAACGCGGCGCTTGCGGCCTTGACATGGCGGCTCAGTCATCACGTATTGTGCTTCTGTCTTGCTGTATTGGCGCAGCAACCCACACTGCACACGCCCGACACGTAGTTCACCATTTAATCGAAACATACGGGCGCAGATACCCGCTTGACGTCGGCGGCTTAAACATCAAAGTAGAAGCCCCAATCACAAGACTTGTCTGCGGCATTAAACCCGAAACCATCGGCGACTTGGAAGAAGCCCTAGACTACGCAGAAGAACAAGTCACCCAATGTCTAGCATCCGTCCACACAGGACAAGAAGGCAACAACCTTGACTTCGAATCCAAAGCCTTCCACGTCGGCATGATTGACCACCTCGGCATGGAAATCGCCGATATCGCCCAAATTTCCGTTTACGATTTTCCTAAAGCCAACCCTGAAGCACCCCTAATTCAGATGGGCATCGGAACAGTTGACCAAACTAAACCCGTAATCATGTGCATCGGACACAACGTCGTTCCATCCGTAGGCATCATCGACTACATGCAAGACACTGGCGTAGCCGAAAACATCGAAGTCGTCGGCTTATGCTGCACCGCAATCGACAACACACGATACTACGACCGAGGCAAAATCGTCGGGCCTATCTCATGGCAACTCCGCTTCATACGTAGCGGCTTTGCCGACGTCGTCGTCTTAGACGAACAATGTGTCCGAACCGACGCTTACCTCGAAGCACAAGCCGTCAAAGCCCCAGTAATTGCGGCTTCCGAAAAGAACTGCTTGGGCTTTAAGAATCGAACAAACGACCCAGCAGACGAAATCGTCGCTGACCTCGTAAACGCCAAAGTCCCTGGTGTCCTAATTCTTGACCCTGAAAAAGTCGGCGAAGTCGCAGTGAAAACTGCACAAAAAGTTGCACCCCTACGAAAGAAGTTCAAGATTCTACCCTCCAACGAAGAAATCGTCCAGTTATCTTCCACTTGCCGCCAATGCAGCCTCTGCCAACGCTCCTGCCCTCAAAACCTCAAAATCCCTGAAGCTCTCAAAGCGGCATCTGAAGGCGACCTCTCCCTGCTAACTGAAATCTACGAAGCATGCATCGGATGCGGAAGATGCGAAGAAGTCTGCCCCGTTAAACTCCCAATTCACAGCTTCATCGTGAAATCTGCTGAACGCGAAATGTTTGAAGAGAAAAACTATTGCCGCTCTGGCCGAGGCGCAGTTCAAGACGTTGAAATCCGAAGTGTCGGTGGACCCCTCGTTTTGGGTGAAATCCCAGGCATTCTTGCCGTAGTCGGATGCGCTAACTATCCACGCGGCGGCAAAGACGTCTATGACATCTGCAGAGAATTCGCAAGCAGACGCTTCATCGTTGTCACCACTGGTTGCTCCGCTATGTCCGCTGGCTCCTACAAGAACGAAGACGGCCTGACCCTCTACGAAGAGTTCCCAGGCGACTTCGCAGCAGGCGGCGTAGTCAACATCGGCTCATGCGTTGCAAACTCCCACATATCTGGTGCAGCCATCAAAGTTGCAAACATCTTCGCTAAACGACCCCTACGCGGCAACTACGAAGAAATCGCAGATTACATCTACAACCGTGTAGGCGCAGTTGGTTTGGCCTGGGGCGCCTTCTCACAGAAAGCCTCCTCCATCGCAGCTGGCTTTTGGCGGTTAGGTGTTCCAGTGCTTGTTGGTCCACACGGAAACAAATACCGACGTATGCTCCTAGGCAGAAGCGATAAACCCGAAGATTGGTACACAATTGACGCCCGTACCGGCGAACAAGTCTACACTGGACCCGCGCCCGAACATCTGTTTCAATCGGTCGAAACCAAAGAAGAAGCCATGGTTGCTATCGCAAAATTGACGCTTAGACCAAACGACACTTGGAAGGGACGCTCAGGAAAACTATCCCACTACATAGACCTGCACAAACGCCACTACGGCTCAATGCCCCAAGACCTACACCTGTACATTCGCACGTTGGCTGATGTTCCAATCACCATGAAAGACGAAATCCTCAAGGTATTGAAGGAGAAAGACTGGAAAGAAAATCAAATCCCCGACCCCACAATTCTTCCAAGAATGGTCAGAACAATGAAACAGTAG
- a CDS encoding Coenzyme F420 hydrogenase/dehydrogenase, beta subunit C-terminal domain yields the protein MLKQTTQEVTLTIDGQEVKAPEGATLLNVARQIGIDIPTLCYHAEVSPFGACRLCSVEVTKNGRTKVVTSCNYPIEEGIVVQTNSEKIQKVRKGILALLMARCPKSVKLKNLGKAYGLEEHGLWESDPEEDCILCGLCVRVCKELVGVSAINFAQRGVEREVTAPYHKFSDDCIGCGACALVCPTGSKKIRTYTYATMAPLKGTRDDIFGVHTEMFSAKAADAEGNLVKALLTAGFRSGLFDTAVFAQRKEGSEYAAEAVIVENAGDAAKAKEAPLLRVKTMSTLLDAVEMGKRKIAFVGLPCQVRAVRKMQTSMQQEMPDLDITSIGLFCRQSFDPKKLKEEVKKLFNVDLGQAESVQISGDKFVMKANGQEYSCDLTQLDNAIEVGCTYCNDFPAMFADLAVGAAGSRAECPTVIVRTEKGKALLDTTNLTKGDVKKDEIAALSESKKNRAKEHTAPILKEILAQRAKKVE from the coding sequence ATGTTGAAACAAACAACCCAAGAAGTAACCCTAACAATTGATGGGCAAGAAGTAAAAGCCCCCGAAGGCGCAACACTCCTTAACGTCGCAAGACAAATCGGCATTGACATCCCAACCCTATGCTACCACGCCGAAGTTTCTCCCTTCGGCGCCTGCCGTCTCTGCTCCGTGGAAGTAACCAAAAACGGTCGAACCAAAGTCGTAACCTCCTGTAACTACCCTATCGAAGAAGGCATAGTTGTCCAGACAAACTCCGAAAAAATCCAGAAAGTTCGCAAAGGCATCTTAGCACTTTTGATGGCGCGGTGCCCCAAGTCCGTCAAACTGAAAAACTTAGGCAAAGCCTACGGCTTAGAGGAACACGGGCTGTGGGAATCAGACCCTGAGGAAGACTGTATCCTCTGCGGTTTATGTGTGCGTGTTTGTAAAGAATTAGTTGGTGTTTCTGCCATAAACTTTGCTCAACGCGGTGTTGAACGCGAAGTAACCGCTCCCTACCACAAATTCTCTGACGACTGCATCGGATGCGGTGCATGTGCCCTGGTTTGCCCCACTGGCTCAAAGAAAATCCGAACCTACACCTACGCAACCATGGCTCCCCTGAAAGGAACCCGCGACGACATCTTTGGCGTCCACACCGAAATGTTCTCAGCCAAAGCTGCTGACGCAGAAGGTAACTTGGTGAAAGCACTGCTGACTGCCGGCTTTAGAAGTGGCTTATTTGACACTGCAGTTTTTGCACAACGCAAAGAAGGCAGCGAATATGCCGCCGAAGCAGTTATTGTTGAAAACGCTGGCGACGCTGCGAAGGCAAAAGAGGCTCCTCTGCTGAGAGTTAAAACAATGTCTACCTTGCTGGACGCAGTTGAAATGGGTAAACGCAAGATTGCCTTTGTCGGCTTACCCTGCCAAGTGCGTGCAGTGCGCAAAATGCAAACAAGCATGCAGCAGGAGATGCCTGATTTGGACATAACCTCCATAGGCTTATTCTGTAGACAATCTTTTGACCCTAAGAAACTCAAAGAAGAAGTCAAGAAACTCTTCAATGTTGACTTGGGTCAAGCTGAGAGCGTTCAGATAAGCGGAGACAAATTCGTGATGAAAGCGAATGGTCAAGAATACTCCTGTGACCTAACTCAACTTGACAACGCTATAGAAGTAGGCTGCACCTACTGCAACGACTTCCCCGCGATGTTTGCTGACTTGGCGGTTGGCGCTGCAGGAAGCCGCGCAGAATGCCCCACAGTGATTGTGCGAACTGAGAAAGGCAAAGCATTACTGGACACCACAAACCTAACCAAAGGCGACGTTAAGAAAGACGAAATTGCGGCGTTGTCGGAATCCAAGAAGAACCGTGCAAAAGAGCACACAGCACCTATCCTTAAGGAGATACTTGCACAACGTGCAAAGAAGGTGGAGTAA
- the nuoE gene encoding NADH-quinone oxidoreductase subunit NuoE, with protein sequence MATNVTNEQLDKIIDKYEGKEGVLIQLLLDIQRAVNWIPKEAITRINERLGIPVSEIYRVASFYTAISLKPRGKHLVRVCAGTACYVRGGQRILDAAEQAIGIKAGETSSDLKFTLETVNCLGCCALGPVVEINGKYYGTTTPKQIKKIIENKRSA encoded by the coding sequence ATGGCAACAAACGTAACAAACGAGCAATTAGACAAAATAATAGACAAATACGAGGGTAAAGAAGGCGTCCTAATTCAGCTCCTCTTGGACATCCAACGCGCCGTAAACTGGATACCCAAAGAAGCCATCACCCGAATAAACGAGCGTCTGGGCATACCTGTAAGCGAAATCTACCGCGTTGCAAGCTTCTACACCGCCATCAGCCTCAAACCCCGCGGCAAACACCTAGTGCGCGTCTGCGCTGGAACTGCCTGCTACGTTCGCGGCGGACAAAGAATCTTGGACGCTGCCGAACAAGCCATCGGAATAAAAGCAGGTGAAACTTCAAGCGACCTGAAATTCACGCTTGAAACAGTGAACTGCTTAGGCTGCTGTGCATTGGGACCAGTTGTAGAAATCAACGGAAAATACTACGGAACCACCACCCCCAAACAGATTAAAAAAATTATTGAAAACAAACGGAGTGCCTAA
- the cdhB gene encoding CO dehydrogenase/acetyl-CoA synthase complex subunit epsilon yields MTHLNSPAELEQLQKQILASKDPNQVIVSICTSTGCEALGAQDVLETLKAELKKHGLEGKVKIRETGCLGFCEQGPRLVIYPQGVYYFKVQASDVPDIVEKTLLKNEVVKRILYKDNVTERITEKLSDVPFYKYQNRLLLENNAKVDPKKIDDYIALGGYSALAKSISKMTPEGVLEEIKKSKLRGRGGGGFPTGRKWESTRKAEGEPKYVIVNCDEGDPGAFMNRALMEGNPHSILEGLIIAAYAVGASEGFLYVRQEYPLAVENMQLAIEEAEKHGLLGSNILGSTFNFKVSIHRGAGAFVSGESTALMNAIEGKVGEPRPKYVHTSDKGLYDKPSVLNNVETYANVPMIINNGAEWFQKIGTEGSKGTKIFALAGKVNNTGLVEVPFGVTLRDIIFKIGGGIRNNKKFKAVQTGGPSGGVIPKQYLDYPVDFDELSKLGSMMGSGGMIVLDSDTCMVDVARYFINFLCDESCGQCVPCREGLKQARKILDDIVTGNGKPGDFEKLQQIAETMSVASLCALGQTAANPMLTTLRHFKKEYLAHLEEKRCPALVCKPLLTFYIDPEKCTGCQYCAMSCPEHAIEGAMDKIHVINQDKCTKCGTCFDMCPPEYSSVKKLSGEPAPSPIPEDHRWIKRPWALAEVSGTKKAHIISNAKVAAELVSKATHPLLIVGSNAVENEYEGKNLIDYMIEFAKKVNMPVVATAQTVNEFLKRGYTPAGAMSATEIGCRLVDPEWNGIDSKGPHDMAIFVGVPMVTAVEVLSGLKNFAPKLKTLNLDNMYNQHASWSLPSSTVKDWVATLTVMTSKLEEDGGN; encoded by the coding sequence ATGACACACCTTAACTCTCCAGCTGAACTGGAACAACTTCAAAAACAAATTCTTGCAAGCAAAGACCCCAATCAGGTAATCGTTTCGATTTGCACAAGCACCGGCTGTGAAGCTTTAGGCGCACAAGACGTCCTTGAAACCCTAAAGGCTGAACTCAAAAAACACGGCTTGGAAGGCAAAGTTAAGATTCGCGAAACTGGCTGTTTGGGCTTCTGTGAGCAAGGTCCAAGACTTGTCATTTACCCACAAGGCGTCTACTACTTCAAAGTGCAAGCTTCTGATGTGCCTGACATAGTCGAAAAAACCCTCCTCAAAAATGAAGTCGTAAAACGCATCCTCTACAAAGACAACGTCACCGAAAGAATCACTGAGAAACTCTCTGATGTGCCCTTCTACAAGTACCAAAACCGGCTGCTGCTGGAAAACAACGCCAAAGTTGACCCTAAGAAAATTGACGACTACATCGCCTTAGGCGGCTACTCTGCATTAGCTAAATCCATCTCCAAGATGACTCCCGAAGGCGTGCTTGAAGAAATCAAGAAATCCAAGCTTCGAGGTCGCGGAGGCGGCGGTTTCCCCACTGGACGCAAATGGGAATCAACCCGCAAAGCCGAAGGTGAACCCAAATACGTCATTGTAAACTGTGACGAGGGCGACCCAGGCGCTTTCATGAACCGCGCGTTGATGGAAGGCAACCCCCACAGCATCCTTGAAGGATTAATCATCGCTGCATACGCGGTTGGCGCAAGCGAAGGCTTCCTTTACGTCCGTCAAGAGTACCCTCTGGCAGTAGAAAACATGCAGCTGGCCATCGAAGAAGCAGAGAAACACGGCTTGCTCGGCAGCAACATTCTGGGCTCCACCTTTAACTTCAAAGTATCCATCCACAGAGGCGCAGGCGCCTTCGTTTCAGGCGAATCCACTGCACTCATGAACGCCATTGAAGGCAAAGTGGGTGAACCAAGACCAAAATACGTGCACACCTCCGACAAGGGTCTCTACGACAAACCAAGCGTCCTCAACAACGTAGAAACCTACGCTAACGTTCCCATGATCATAAACAACGGCGCGGAATGGTTCCAGAAAATCGGCACCGAAGGTAGCAAAGGCACCAAGATATTTGCCCTTGCAGGCAAAGTCAACAACACAGGCTTGGTTGAAGTTCCCTTCGGCGTGACCCTGCGAGACATCATCTTCAAGATCGGCGGCGGTATCCGCAACAACAAGAAATTCAAAGCTGTCCAGACTGGTGGTCCTTCCGGCGGAGTTATCCCCAAACAGTACTTGGATTACCCAGTTGACTTTGATGAGCTCTCTAAGCTTGGCTCCATGATGGGTTCAGGCGGCATGATTGTGCTGGACTCAGACACCTGCATGGTTGACGTAGCTCGATACTTCATCAACTTCCTCTGCGACGAATCTTGTGGTCAATGTGTCCCCTGCCGTGAAGGTCTAAAGCAAGCCCGTAAAATCCTTGATGACATCGTAACTGGCAACGGTAAACCCGGCGACTTTGAGAAACTGCAGCAGATTGCTGAAACCATGAGTGTTGCATCGCTTTGTGCGTTGGGTCAAACTGCAGCAAACCCCATGCTAACAACGCTTCGCCACTTCAAAAAAGAATACCTTGCCCACCTCGAAGAGAAACGTTGCCCCGCCTTGGTCTGCAAGCCGCTGCTTACCTTCTACATTGACCCCGAGAAATGCACTGGCTGCCAATACTGCGCTATGAGCTGCCCTGAACACGCAATTGAAGGTGCAATGGATAAAATCCACGTGATTAACCAAGACAAATGCACCAAATGTGGAACCTGCTTTGACATGTGTCCACCTGAATACTCTTCAGTAAAGAAGCTCTCTGGAGAACCCGCGCCTTCACCGATTCCTGAAGACCACCGTTGGATTAAACGACCTTGGGCTCTTGCTGAGGTTTCAGGAACCAAGAAAGCTCACATAATCTCCAACGCCAAAGTTGCAGCTGAACTTGTCTCGAAGGCTACCCACCCGCTTCTCATCGTGGGCTCTAACGCCGTTGAGAACGAGTACGAAGGCAAGAACCTGATTGATTACATGATAGAGTTTGCAAAGAAAGTCAACATGCCCGTTGTCGCTACAGCACAGACCGTCAATGAATTCCTAAAGCGAGGCTACACTCCTGCTGGCGCAATGTCTGCTACTGAAATCGGCTGCCGACTAGTTGACCCTGAATGGAACGGCATCGACTCTAAAGGTCCACATGACATGGCAATCTTCGTTGGCGTACCAATGGTGACTGCTGTTGAAGTCTTATCTGGGCTGAAGAACTTCGCTCCCAAGCTTAAGACTTTAAACTTGGACAACATGTATAATCAGCATGCAAGCTGGTCTTTGCCTAGCTCAACGGTGAAAGATTGGGTTGCTACCCTCACAGTCATGACTTCAAAATTAGAAGAAGATGGAGGAAACTGA